One stretch of Prunus persica cultivar Lovell chromosome G1, Prunus_persica_NCBIv2, whole genome shotgun sequence DNA includes these proteins:
- the LOC18788454 gene encoding floral homeotic protein PMADS 2 translates to MGRGKIEIKRIENSSNRQVTYSKRRNGIIKKAKEITVLCDAKVSLVIFASSGKMVEYCSPSVTVTDILDKYHGQAGKKLWDAKHENLSNEVDRVKKDNDSMQVELRHLKGEDITSLTHKELMALENALENGLASNRDKQSKFVDMLRENERALEEEHKRLTYELHKQEMKIEENVRELENGYRQRLGNYNNQIPFAFRVQPIQPNLQERM, encoded by the exons ATGGGGAGGGGCAAGATTGAGATTAAGAGGATTGAGAACTCAAGCAACAGGCAGGTCACTTACTCTAAGAGAAGGAATGGGATCATTAAGAAGGCCAAGGAAATCACTGTTCTATGTGATGCTAAGGTTTCACTTGTCATCTTTGCTAGCTCTGGAAAGATGGTTGAATACTGCAGCCCTTCAGTCAC GGTGACTGATATCTTGGACAAGTACCATGGCCAGGCTGGGAAGAAGTTATGGGATGCAAAGCATGAG AACCTCAGCAATGAAGTGGATAGGGTCAAGAAAGACAACGACAGCATGCAAGTCGAGCTCAG GCATCTGAAGGGGGAAGATATCACATCTTTGACCCACAAAGAGCTGATGGCCTTAGAGAATGCACTTGAAAATGGCCTTGCAAGTAACCGGGACAAGCAG tccaagttcgtcgacatGCTCagagaaaat GAAAGAGCACTGGAAGAGGAGCATAAGCGCCTCACTTATGAGCTG cACAAACAGGAGATGAAAATTGAAGAGAATGTGAGAGAGTTGGAAAATGGGTATCGTCAGAGGCTGGGGAACTACAACAACCAGATACCGTTTGCCTTTCGTGTTCAGCCTATTCAGCCAAATCTGCAGGAGAGAATGTAA
- the LOC18790112 gene encoding uncharacterized protein LOC18790112: MRATALVLSPPPLSTRTPLLLLHCPHPLLPFRSLKPKPLPKHRLILSPSPNTPSFLVRADDGDGDSAGPDDYDMDDEELEEVDNKKDFDIEYDTLAAAAAAVAAANGEEDIAMVQSKSFVFTQGWDSEMVVDYRINEDEFHKISLLDCDFFIRKPPDPDNDVYDFREMYVTPPDTDVYAIPRVLAPMPQKYIRCAKSDFSCYNVTEPPIDAPRDPLYKSERDVLKVYMTKHYRNRRLRDPDFVLDFEEIYVIDSKTKSISRAKVLVSVPGGRSRDRRHDLLVIRDNGNSFRIIHGSEKDDPTTVIEREEWKKTRQDMERHLSKLRDFSVSNWF; this comes from the exons ATGAGAGCAACCGCTCTCGTCCTCTCTCCACCACCACTCTCCACACGCAcccctctcctcctcctccactgTCCGCACCCCCTCCTCCCCTTCCGCTCCCTCAAGCCCAAACCCCTCCCCAAACACCGCCTAATCCTATCCCCGTCCCCAAACACCCCATCCTTCCTCGTCCGGGCCGACGACGGCGACGGTGATAGCGCAGGCCCCGATGACTATGACATGGACGACGAAGAGCTCGAGGAAGTCGACAACAAGAAGGACTTCGACATTGAGTACGACACCCTCGCCGCCGCCGCAGCCGCCGTTGCTGCCGCCAACGGCGAAGAGGACATCGCCATGGTGCAGAGCAAGAGCTTTGTGTTTACGCAAGGCTGGGACTCAGAGATGGTCGTCGATTATCGGATTAACGAAGACGAGTTTCACAAGATTAGCTTGCTCGATTGCGATTTCTTCATAAGGAAGCCCCCCGATCCCGATAACGACGTCTATGATTTCAGAGAG ATGTATGTTACTCCTCCGGACACAGATGTTTATGCAATTCCCAGGGTTTTAGCTCCAATGCCTCAGAAG TACATTCGCTGTGCCAAGAGTGATTTTAGCTGCTACAATGTGACAGAGCCACCAATTGATGCTCCTAGAGATCCATTGTATAAGTCTGAGCGGGACGTTTTAAAG gTTTACATGACAAAGCACTACAGGAACCGGAGGTTGCGCGACCCTGATTTTGTTCTGGATTTTGAGGAGATTTATgtgattgattccaaaacaaaatctaTTAGCAGAGCAAAAGTTCTG GTCAGTGTTCCAGGGGGAAGAAGCAGAGATAGAAGGCATGACCTGCTTGTAATACGTGATAATGGCAACTCCTTCAGAATAATTCATGGG AGTGAAAAGGATGATCCCACCACAGTGATAGAGAGGGAAGAGTGGAAGAAGACCAGACAGGACATGGAGAGGCATCTTAGCAAGCTACGGGACTTCAGCGTTTCAAATTGGTTTTAG